A single Bicyclus anynana chromosome 19, ilBicAnyn1.1, whole genome shotgun sequence DNA region contains:
- the LOC112049552 gene encoding uncharacterized protein LOC112049552 isoform X3 gives MKTYTFFVAYLIAFVKCRDEDKISKACFWPNEVYEPCFGGCAEISCDNPHNHLRPCYPYCEPGCVCEEPYVRDDRTHQCVLPQDCSPTQMGIPVPSRRSPKPPAPPKTVDRIQRGHSNKKEDAMELSDIEPIHNHVDEFKRAAEVSRMGNYFNIVIAPPPIKALQPRKMIQNDQQRIKSKY, from the exons ATGAAAACGTACACGTTTTTCGTCGCCTATTTGATTGCATTTGTGAAATGTAGAGACGAGGACAAAATTTCCAAAG CCTGTTTCTGGCCCAACGAGGTATACGAGCCATGCTTCGGCGGCTGCGCGGAGATCTCGTGCGACAACCCGCACAATCACCTGCGGCCCTGCTACCCGTACTGCGAGCCCGGCTGCGTCTGCGAGGAGCCTTATGTGCGCGACGATCGCACGCACCAATGCGTCTTACCTCAAGATTGTTCCCC aaCGCAGATGGGGATACCAGTGCCAAGCCGAAGATCACCAAAGCCACCAGCGCCTCCAAAAACTGTTGACAGGATCCAAAGAGGTCACAGTAACAAGAAAGAAGACGCCATGGAACTGAGTGACATCGAGCCTATCCATAACCACGTGGATGAATTCAAACGAGCCGCAGAAGTTTCCAGAATGGGCAACTATTTTAACATTGTGATCGCTCCACCACCCATCAAGGCGCTTCAACCGAGGAAGATGATACAGAACGACCAGCAacgaataaaatcaaaatattaa
- the LOC112049552 gene encoding uncharacterized protein LOC112049552 isoform X2, protein MRYLLVLALLLYNIVTNANRPNPYDYGDPDEIKRHSFVDERRNWRKKALLKPFDQDHKDWDDRRYDRDIPVYSDDPEPRHFGGLEGQREMDPSAAVYRGQGHYEDEDKMNMLHKARSAEVRHVPSFPEKELEKKTAFTMTCERQNERYEPCFAGCAAVTCDNPRERLRPCYPFCEPGCICTQPYVRDDRTHKCVLPDDCTKGLKGIPDLGEDS, encoded by the exons ATGCGTTATCTATTAGTACTGGCACTTTTGCTtt ATAATATAGTTACAAACGCGAACAGACCAAATCCCTACGATTACGGCGACCCCGATGAAATCAAAAGGCATTCTTTTGTGGACGAGAGGCGAAATTGGAGAAAGAAGGCTTTATTAAAACCGTTCGACCAGGACCACAAAGACTGGGATGACAGGAGATATGATCGCGACATTCCGGTATATTCGGACGATCCAGAGCCGAGACATTTCGGAGGGTTGGAGGGACAGCGCGAGATGGATCCCTCCGCGGCCGTGTATAGAGGACAGGGGCATTACGAGGACGAGGACAAAATGAATATGCTTCATAAAGCGAGGAGCGCTGAGGTCAGACACGTGCCATCCTTTCC AGAGAAAGAGTTGGAAAAGAAAACTGCTTTTACAATGACCTGCGAAAGGCAAAATGAAAG ATACGAGCCATGCTTCGCCGGTTGCGCCGCGGTGACGTGTGACAACCCTCGCGAGAGGCTGCGTCCCTGCTACCCTTTCTGCGAGCCGGGGTGCATCTGCACCCAGCCGTACGTGCGGGACGACCGCACCCACAAGTGTGTGCTACCCGATGATTGCACTAA AGGCCTCAAAGGAATTCCTGACCTCGGCGAAGACTCTTAG
- the LOC112049552 gene encoding uncharacterized protein LOC112049552 isoform X1 — MCATIARTNASYLKIVPHNIVTNANRPNPYDYGDPDEIKRHSFVDERRNWRKKALLKPFDQDHKDWDDRRYDRDIPVYSDDPEPRHFGGLEGQREMDPSAAVYRGQGHYEDEDKMNMLHKARSAEVRHVPSFPEKELEKKTAFTMTCERQNERYEPCFAGCAAVTCDNPRERLRPCYPFCEPGCICTQPYVRDDRTHKCVLPDDCTKGLKGIPDLGEDS; from the exons ATGTGCGCGACGATCGCACGCACCAATGCGTCTTACCTCAAGATTGTTCCCC ATAATATAGTTACAAACGCGAACAGACCAAATCCCTACGATTACGGCGACCCCGATGAAATCAAAAGGCATTCTTTTGTGGACGAGAGGCGAAATTGGAGAAAGAAGGCTTTATTAAAACCGTTCGACCAGGACCACAAAGACTGGGATGACAGGAGATATGATCGCGACATTCCGGTATATTCGGACGATCCAGAGCCGAGACATTTCGGAGGGTTGGAGGGACAGCGCGAGATGGATCCCTCCGCGGCCGTGTATAGAGGACAGGGGCATTACGAGGACGAGGACAAAATGAATATGCTTCATAAAGCGAGGAGCGCTGAGGTCAGACACGTGCCATCCTTTCC AGAGAAAGAGTTGGAAAAGAAAACTGCTTTTACAATGACCTGCGAAAGGCAAAATGAAAG ATACGAGCCATGCTTCGCCGGTTGCGCCGCGGTGACGTGTGACAACCCTCGCGAGAGGCTGCGTCCCTGCTACCCTTTCTGCGAGCCGGGGTGCATCTGCACCCAGCCGTACGTGCGGGACGACCGCACCCACAAGTGTGTGCTACCCGATGATTGCACTAA AGGCCTCAAAGGAATTCCTGACCTCGGCGAAGACTCTTAG
- the LOC112049314 gene encoding uncharacterized protein LOC112049314 — protein sequence MTPNVMHNPEPASSTNRNYEQVDDITKDTNDLGDWLYDQFFKTIENQVINNTDDKNNILTRRSGSQLSIENPTKSKKWRKQRKPMKQKGNRDQLRRKLLRITENDSLFDISSKSSSDSSDSSSSSDVSSMEYEVQQKEHHKHDDGEHGHKKIVVINKKPKQPLPSFIFLPNLETPFYPPIGLPAPPIVPMYPIVPVPPVPLCPITGCDDNRGNGNIATISSAPTTTTTTSTATTAAAVSSNATTSEPTVTSVQSTSLTETSDTASTDAEPTIVNDSTSDIPKTDSKTLRSKNKKRKKVARLLNNEGRGTNHGMNNLNRIDRQKIMQYLKQKLPAASYFKPSWNKKIFAKKIISRNKNIENPNLDSNLFDNEYLNNEINPNPEQGDETFHDNVDFKYITELIHRTDLKNNSKALPPIEYNPMESIDTYQSPNINENRYSDYSVPYDDGRTINRPIYHKPDESYYASLGRQIATMIRSSDNPENVDKEGTRDNTKNDLYLNDSPTSFWERSVRSPLAIIKNKNKEYEYLKKSNEELLFDIENKVEIIASTAPTLTLLEIENIVNVMEAAKRDIQRNNKNIVKNSIISNKNLNIDLWPPKTQNSKNSYKKSNLPYSNKVKLEHKLSNLKINNNFPSVQLHSIQKIVAWNNGNLKQINQTNYNPSTSKSSIDDNNFKTTQTNYNLGNPNTINHSPARRIPFFQNTVKQTFSQKNPYILSHRKYFQDNYNYYVNQKEDLPHLPPVARIAMKPSYFPDISQFAYL from the exons atgactcCAAATGTAATGCATAATCCTGAGCCTGCTTCTAGTACTAACAGGAACTATGAACAAGTTGATGACATAACGAAAGATACTAATGATTTAGGTGATTGGCTTTATGATCAATTCTTTAAAACAATAGAGAACcaagtaattaataatactgatgataaaaataatatattaacaagGCGCAGTGGATCACAACTGTCAATAGAAAATCctacaaaaagtaaaaagtggCGTAAACAAAGAAAACCGATGAAACAAAAAGGAAATAGAGACCAGCTAAGAAGAAAATTGCTTCGAATAACAGAAAATGACAGTTTGTTTGATATATCTTCAAAATCTAGCTCAGATTCTAGTGATTCAAGTTCTAGTTCTGACGTATCGTCCATGGAGTACGAAGTACAACAAAAGGAACATCATAAACATGATGATGGTGAACACGGGCATAAAAAGATAGTTGTTATAAACAAAAAGCCGAAACAACCATTGCCTAGCTTCATATTTTTACCGAATCTTGAGACACCATTCTATCCTCCGATAGGTTTACCAGCACCACCAATAGTACCCATGTATCCAATTGTACCAGTCCCTCCTGTACCATTATGCCCAATAACAG gTTGTGATGACAATAGAGGCAATGGTAACATTGCAACCATCTCTTCTGCTccaactactactactactactagtacaGCAACTACTGCAGCTGCAGTATCTTCGAATGCTACTACTTCCGAACCAACAGTTACCAGTGTACAATCAACAAGCCTAACTGAAACATCAGATACTGCATCGACAGATGCTGAACCGACAATTGTCAATGATTCTACTTCTGATATTCCTAAAACAGACTC taaaacgctacgatcaaaaaataaaaagaggaaGAAAGTTGCAAGACTATTAAACAACGAAGGAAGAGGCACTAATCACGG GATGAATAACTTGAATCGCATCGATCGCCAGAAAATa ATGCAATATCTCAAACAAAAACTACCTGCCGCTAGTTACTTCAAACCATCATggaataagaaaatatttgcaAAGAAAATCATTAGTCGAAACAAAAACATCGAAAACCCAAATTTAGATAGCAATCTAtttgataatgaatatttaaataatgaaataaacccTAACCCAGAACAGGGAGATGAAACATTTCATGATAATGTAGACTTTAAATATATAACTGAGCTTATACATCGCACAGATCTTAAAAATAATTCGAAGGCTTTACCTCCTATTGAGTATAATCCAATGGAGAGCATTGATACGTATCAATCAccaaatataaatgaaaatagatattCCGATTACAGTGTTCCTTACGACGACGGCAGAACAATAAACCGTCCCATATACCACAAACCAGATGAATCATACTACGCTAGTTTAGGCAGACAAATTGCCACAATGATACGAAGCTCAGATAATCCTGAAAACGTAGATAAAGAAGGAACACGTGATAACACAAAGAATGACTTATATTTGAATGACTCGCCTACATCATTTTGGGAACGTTCTGTGCGATCTCCGCTtgctattataaaaaacaaaaacaaagaatATGAATACTTGAAAAAAAGTAATGAAGAACTGCTTTTCGATATTGAAAACAAAGTTGAAATAATAGCTTCTACTGCGCCGACTTTAACCTTACTAGAAATAGAAAATATCGTCAATGTTATGGAAGCAGCTAAAAGGGATATTCaacgtaataataaaaatattgtaaagaattccattatatctaataaaaatcttaacaTTGATTTATGGCCACCGAAAACACAGAATTCAAAGAACAGTTATAAGAAATCTAATTTGCCGTATTCAAATAAAGTCAAGCTAGAGCATAAACTTagtaacttaaaaattaacaacaatTTTCCAAGTGTTCAATTGCACAGCATTCAAAAAATTGTAGCTTGGAATAAtggaaatttaaaacaaataaaccaaaCCAATTACAACCCCTCAACCTCTAAATCTTCAATAGacgacaataattttaaaacaactcagactaattataatttaggAAATCCAAACACAATTAATCACTCTCCAGCAAGAAGAATTCCTTTCTTTCAAAATACTGTTAAACAGACGTTTTCACAGAAAAATCCGTATATTTTGAGTCATAGAAAGTATTTCCAagacaattacaattattatgtgAATCAAAAAGAAGATCTCCCACATTTACCACCGGTTGCAAGAATTGCCATGAAGCCGTCATATTTTCCTGATATAAGTCAATTTGCTTACCTCTGA